In Ruminiclostridium papyrosolvens DSM 2782, the following proteins share a genomic window:
- a CDS encoding TIR domain-containing protein, whose translation MVNIFLSCSSHDQTYIKYIIADLGTLPEKYKLFYFLPPYKKNIPIDNILERLYEIDLFILFITSNSLNSQFVQRELSQAIYLNKLNRIKEICPISLDSSIDVSKDNRIPEYIKKYIHLSESPLNTLQIVRNFIMSY comes from the coding sequence ATGGTAAATATATTTTTATCATGCAGCAGTCACGACCAAACATATATTAAGTATATAATTGCTGACTTGGGAACACTGCCTGAAAAATATAAACTGTTTTACTTTTTGCCTCCTTACAAAAAGAACATCCCCATTGACAATATCCTTGAAAGATTATATGAAATTGACTTGTTCATTTTGTTTATAACAAGTAATTCACTTAACAGCCAATTTGTACAGCGTGAATTGAGTCAGGCAATTTATTTAAATAAATTAAACAGAATTAAAGAAATATGCCCCATTTCATTGGATAGCAGTATTGATGTATCTAAGGACAACCGAATACCGGAATATATCAAAAAATATATTCATTTATCCGAATCGCCTTTAAATACATTGCAAATAGTAAGGAATTTTATAATGAGTTATTAG
- a CDS encoding cyclic peptide export ABC transporter, translating to MISDGMFWAILCISAVVCLITIFYIVISTKEIIRRERYFKGGGFKGLFNFVMSLVFMGSMGYCLYNVPQILFFGSSWNSLEKVGPENVEKVIICLSFVISILYIYFVLTSFFYKPNDKPYFMVISLSIISGIGNSIVVFIINRALGMLAGDVEKWALIESKLYIFFICGILLFTVAAMIVRKKLISVTNNIIFEKRIQIIDKILKAPYIKFSSLEDGSIYAALNNDTETIGNFVGHLVAGITGVITLITCFVYLAILDKRGTLFFLIVLIATIGIFQLAVSGAQKFFEQNRNFQTTFFKNIKDLVEGFKELYINTRKRMGFRRDIEDSCEAYRDSRIAGDFKFTNVTILGEILYTGVIGAIVFTFPILFDIQISTLQNFVLVLLYMGGIINEALFAIVPTCMRVVVSWKRINSFANSISADEDYKDSEIEIAKENLTIEFRGVKFAYKNENGESFEVGPINYIFNFGEIVFIMGGNGSGKSTLAKLLTGLYLPDEGQVLVNGQRVNSRELGGYFSSVYSDYHLFEKLYGIEYKDKLGDIERYLNILGIDSKVEIKDGEFSTLKLSSGQRKRLALLVSYLEDRPAYLFDEWASDQDPEFRKFFYKTLLPELKARGKAVIAITHDDKYFDEADRIIKMDMGKIVSSIMSVNV from the coding sequence ATGATAAGTGACGGCATGTTTTGGGCAATTCTATGTATTTCGGCCGTTGTATGTTTAATAACGATATTCTATATTGTTATTTCAACAAAAGAAATTATACGTAGAGAAAGGTATTTTAAGGGCGGAGGATTTAAAGGACTGTTTAATTTTGTAATGTCTCTTGTATTTATGGGAAGTATGGGATATTGCCTTTACAATGTACCGCAAATTCTTTTTTTCGGGTCATCCTGGAACAGTCTGGAGAAAGTAGGACCTGAAAATGTTGAAAAGGTTATTATTTGTTTAAGCTTTGTAATTTCTATCTTGTACATATATTTTGTTTTAACTTCATTCTTTTATAAACCAAACGACAAACCTTATTTTATGGTAATATCACTAAGCATAATCAGCGGTATAGGTAATTCCATAGTAGTTTTTATAATAAACAGAGCACTTGGAATGCTTGCCGGAGATGTAGAAAAATGGGCTCTTATAGAAAGTAAGTTATACATATTTTTTATATGCGGAATACTGCTTTTTACAGTAGCAGCAATGATTGTGCGGAAAAAACTTATTTCTGTTACCAATAACATAATATTTGAAAAGCGTATCCAGATAATAGACAAAATATTAAAAGCTCCATATATAAAATTCTCATCTCTTGAAGACGGCAGCATTTATGCGGCATTAAACAATGATACTGAGACCATAGGAAATTTCGTTGGGCATCTGGTAGCAGGTATAACAGGAGTTATTACACTGATAACTTGTTTTGTATATCTTGCAATTCTTGATAAGAGAGGAACGTTATTCTTCCTGATTGTGCTTATTGCCACAATAGGCATATTCCAACTGGCTGTATCCGGTGCTCAAAAATTCTTTGAGCAGAACAGAAACTTTCAGACAACATTCTTTAAAAACATAAAGGACCTTGTAGAAGGTTTTAAGGAGCTTTATATAAATACAAGAAAGCGCATGGGGTTCAGACGTGACATAGAAGACAGCTGTGAGGCTTATCGCGACTCCAGAATAGCAGGAGATTTTAAATTTACAAATGTAACCATATTAGGAGAAATTCTCTACACAGGAGTAATTGGTGCTATTGTATTTACGTTTCCGATACTGTTTGATATACAAATTTCAACTTTACAAAACTTTGTACTTGTCCTTTTGTATATGGGAGGAATAATAAACGAAGCACTCTTTGCTATTGTTCCCACATGTATGAGAGTGGTAGTAAGCTGGAAAAGAATAAACAGCTTTGCCAACAGCATTTCAGCAGATGAGGATTATAAGGATTCTGAGATTGAAATCGCCAAAGAAAACCTCACCATTGAATTTCGAGGTGTCAAGTTTGCCTACAAAAATGAAAACGGGGAATCCTTTGAAGTCGGTCCTATTAATTATATTTTTAATTTCGGAGAAATAGTTTTTATAATGGGTGGCAACGGAAGCGGAAAGTCAACTCTTGCAAAGCTTTTGACAGGGTTGTATCTGCCTGATGAAGGACAGGTGTTGGTCAACGGTCAAAGAGTGAATTCAAGGGAACTGGGAGGATATTTTTCATCAGTTTACAGTGATTATCATCTATTTGAAAAGTTATATGGAATTGAATACAAGGACAAGCTTGGTGACATAGAAAGATATCTTAATATACTTGGAATAGACAGTAAGGTTGAAATAAAGGACGGGGAATTCAGTACACTCAAGCTGTCCTCGGGACAGAGAAAAAGACTTGCCCTTTTGGTAAGCTATCTTGAGGATCGACCCGCATATCTTTTTGATGAATGGGCCTCCGACCAAGACCCTGAATTCAGAAAGTTCTTCTACAAGACCCTTCTTCCTGAGCTCAAAGCAAGAGGAAAAGCTGTAATAGCAATCACTCATGATGATAAATACTTTGATGAGGCGGATAGGATAATCAAAATGGACATGGGAAAGATAGTCAGCAGTATTATGTCGGTAAATGTGTAA
- a CDS encoding stalk domain-containing protein, translating into MKKILGILVSALIIIAQITSVGANSDKLKIKIDNETIEFAMPLQLVNNQLFVPFRETMTLFGYSVSWDKNTNTAIAMKNGKLISSKLGSREITADGKKITLGSVSYLHQQRLYVPVQAIESGLKKIVKWKSNENTLYISGSKNNINVNVQNSNECVIAVGNNILVNITNKYGVNEINDKINDADKLLENNNFTGAIGMYETVLENISSTQNPEEYGRTKVNIGNAYNRLAAMIDMEDNAEKAVMAYEAALKVSTPEKNTVVYAAARNGLAYSYVILAQVRDTEKNISKALDSYSQAMKVYSRDAYPQEYAQIQNNLGSAYLVLAGSKDRQKNLETAMEYCNEALKYFTPEKNIQKNIKLHNTLGLIYTGLGMLSDSEKNISKAFEEFNEVLKVCSIDKYPNEYGYVQNNIGQCYGKLADIRDREENALKAIKAYNEALKVVTPEEYPVNYAVTNMCLSSTYVKLSEVRNSGENLTKAVAACNESLKVLSIGRYPLNYADAQNRLGTVYFKLASLSSKRANLMKAINAYNEALKVYTSTKYPLDYSLNTSYLGKCYKGLGELDDRQANTEKAIKLYDEALKILTFENYPMYYADVKNNLGNAYRALYALTLKLDNLNKSIEAYSEALRVNTLEKQPMSYALIQSNLAITYMNIGDVLDDQETINKSLQASKEALKVYTFDKYPIRYADTVINMGSAYWAMSEIKDTAENLTKTRDCYEESLKVYTLDKYPLDYAYSQYCIGYLSIAIAEASPSENAIIKGVEACQEALKVYTLEENPGKYMEVKANQALLYVNLAQLKGSEDILNKSQEIFKELKAYYIDENGSINAPEFNTDLGYMYYALSKFKNREENLTSAIEAYQRAETMLQEKDNPAMYTKIQKQLGICFLDLSEVKDKQKNLLEALKYYNKAIKNIKNEAEIEQIKIYITRINNDLSK; encoded by the coding sequence ATGAAAAAAATTTTAGGAATATTGGTATCTGCGTTAATTATTATTGCGCAAATAACTTCTGTAGGGGCAAATTCTGATAAGCTTAAAATCAAAATTGATAATGAAACAATAGAATTTGCTATGCCTTTGCAACTTGTAAATAATCAGCTTTTTGTACCTTTCAGAGAAACTATGACCTTGTTCGGATATAGTGTAAGCTGGGATAAAAATACAAATACTGCCATAGCAATGAAGAATGGTAAGCTGATTTCCTCCAAGCTTGGCAGCCGAGAGATAACAGCAGACGGCAAAAAAATTACTTTGGGCTCAGTTTCATATTTGCATCAGCAAAGGTTATATGTACCTGTACAGGCAATTGAAAGCGGTCTGAAGAAAATTGTTAAATGGAAAAGCAATGAAAACACTTTATACATATCCGGCTCAAAAAATAATATTAATGTAAATGTTCAGAATTCCAACGAATGTGTAATAGCTGTAGGAAATAATATTCTGGTAAACATAACAAACAAATACGGAGTGAACGAAATCAACGATAAGATAAATGATGCCGACAAGCTTCTGGAAAATAATAATTTTACCGGAGCTATAGGTATGTATGAAACAGTCCTTGAGAATATTTCAAGCACACAAAATCCTGAGGAATACGGGAGAACCAAGGTAAACATAGGTAATGCATATAACAGGCTTGCTGCAATGATTGACATGGAAGACAATGCGGAAAAAGCGGTTATGGCGTATGAGGCCGCACTTAAAGTCAGTACTCCTGAAAAAAACACGGTGGTATATGCGGCCGCCCGAAATGGCTTGGCGTATTCATATGTTATTCTGGCACAGGTAAGAGATACTGAAAAAAATATTTCTAAAGCTTTGGATTCATACTCACAAGCTATGAAAGTATACAGTCGGGATGCATACCCCCAAGAGTATGCTCAAATACAAAACAATCTGGGTTCTGCTTATTTAGTGTTGGCAGGTAGTAAAGATCGTCAAAAAAATCTTGAAACTGCTATGGAGTATTGCAATGAGGCACTAAAGTATTTTACACCTGAAAAAAATATCCAGAAGAATATTAAATTACACAATACCTTGGGATTAATTTATACGGGATTGGGAATGCTGTCAGATTCCGAAAAAAATATATCCAAGGCGTTTGAAGAATTCAATGAAGTTTTGAAAGTATGCAGTATAGATAAATATCCGAATGAATACGGATACGTGCAAAACAATATAGGTCAGTGCTATGGGAAGTTAGCTGATATAAGAGACCGTGAAGAGAATGCCTTAAAAGCTATAAAAGCTTACAACGAAGCCTTAAAGGTTGTTACCCCGGAAGAGTACCCTGTTAACTATGCCGTAACCAATATGTGCCTTAGTTCTACCTATGTTAAGCTTTCAGAGGTAAGAAATTCAGGGGAAAACCTCACTAAGGCAGTAGCAGCCTGCAACGAGAGCCTAAAAGTTCTCTCAATAGGGAGATACCCTTTAAATTATGCAGATGCGCAGAACAGGCTTGGAACAGTCTATTTCAAACTCGCCAGTCTTAGCTCAAAGAGGGCAAATCTTATGAAGGCTATAAATGCATATAATGAAGCCTTAAAAGTGTATACTTCCACCAAATATCCATTAGATTACTCTTTAAATACTTCTTATTTGGGAAAATGCTATAAAGGCCTTGGCGAATTAGATGACAGACAGGCAAATACTGAAAAAGCTATTAAATTGTATGATGAGGCACTAAAGATACTTACATTTGAGAATTATCCCATGTATTACGCAGACGTAAAAAACAATTTGGGAAACGCTTATAGAGCTTTGTACGCATTAACACTTAAACTGGATAATCTGAATAAATCTATAGAAGCGTACAGTGAGGCTCTGAGAGTGAATACCTTGGAAAAACAGCCAATGAGTTATGCTTTAATACAAAGCAATCTGGCAATTACTTATATGAATATAGGAGATGTATTAGATGACCAAGAAACAATAAATAAATCCTTACAAGCTTCCAAGGAAGCATTAAAGGTATATACCTTTGACAAGTACCCAATACGGTATGCAGATACAGTAATAAATATGGGATCAGCGTACTGGGCGATGTCTGAAATCAAAGATACGGCAGAAAATCTGACAAAAACCCGGGATTGTTATGAGGAATCTCTGAAGGTATACACATTGGATAAATACCCCCTAGACTATGCCTATTCCCAATACTGTATAGGATATTTAAGTATTGCAATTGCTGAGGCAAGTCCCTCTGAAAACGCAATTATAAAGGGTGTTGAGGCATGTCAGGAAGCGTTAAAAGTGTACACCTTGGAAGAAAATCCCGGTAAATACATGGAAGTCAAAGCTAATCAGGCTTTATTATACGTTAATTTAGCACAGCTAAAGGGCTCAGAAGATATATTAAATAAATCACAAGAAATATTCAAGGAACTGAAAGCTTACTATATTGATGAAAATGGTTCTATAAATGCTCCGGAATTTAATACGGATCTTGGATATATGTACTATGCTTTATCTAAGTTCAAGAATAGGGAGGAAAACCTTACAAGTGCAATAGAAGCTTATCAAAGGGCTGAAACCATGTTGCAGGAAAAAGATAATCCTGCAATGTATACCAAAATACAAAAACAACTTGGTATCTGCTTTTTAGACTTATCCGAGGTTAAAGATAAACAGAAAAATCTATTAGAGGCACTAAAGTATTATAATAAAGCTATAAAAAATATAAAAAATGAAGCTGAAATAGAGCAAATAAAAATTTACATAACACGGATTAATAATGATTTAAGCAAATAG
- a CDS encoding cellulase family glycosylhydrolase produces the protein MKKTISLFLVLVMFLTLLIPSVTKVSAAEPGVAEPGDDWLHVEGTNIVDKYGNKVWITGANWFGFNCREKMLLDSYHSNIVADIEMVADKGINVVRMPIATDLLYAWSKGEYPASTDTSYNNAALEGLNSYQLFNFMLENFKRVGIKVILDVHSAETDNMGHTYPLWYNGTITEDVFKAAWVWVADHYKNDDTIIGFDLKNEPHTNAGTLKMKSQSAIWDDSAHANNWKRVAQETALAIMKVHPNALIFVEGVEMYPKDGLWNDDSFDTSPWTGTNDYYGNWWGGNLRGVKDHPINLGAYQKQLVYSPHDYGPMVFEQEWFKGDFPTCDDATAKKILYEKCWKDNWAYIMENGTSPLLIGEWGGLTEGEDKLLEANKKYLRSMRDYILENKYKLHHTFWCINIDSADTGGLFTRGEGTAFPGGRDLKWNDNKYDNYLYPVLWKNSEGKFIGLDHKIVLGKNGVLLGSPDEPTILYGDANKDGQIDTLDLIALKSYILGINQNIDTKAADLNRDNSIDALDMQILKGYILGLVTQLPLG, from the coding sequence ATGAAAAAAACAATTAGTTTATTTCTTGTGTTAGTAATGTTTTTGACATTATTAATCCCGTCAGTAACAAAGGTTTCAGCAGCGGAACCCGGTGTGGCAGAGCCCGGTGATGACTGGCTGCATGTTGAAGGCACAAATATTGTAGACAAATACGGCAATAAGGTATGGATTACAGGTGCCAACTGGTTTGGTTTCAATTGCCGTGAAAAAATGCTTTTGGATTCATATCACAGTAATATTGTTGCGGATATCGAAATGGTTGCAGACAAAGGAATTAACGTTGTCAGAATGCCTATTGCAACAGATCTGTTATATGCCTGGAGTAAAGGTGAATATCCTGCTTCTACGGATACAAGCTACAATAATGCCGCTCTGGAAGGCTTGAACAGTTACCAGCTTTTTAACTTTATGCTGGAAAACTTCAAAAGAGTCGGTATCAAGGTTATTCTCGACGTACATAGTGCAGAAACTGACAATATGGGTCATACCTATCCCTTATGGTATAACGGCACCATAACAGAGGATGTGTTCAAGGCAGCATGGGTTTGGGTGGCTGACCACTATAAAAACGATGATACTATTATTGGTTTTGATTTAAAAAATGAACCTCATACAAATGCAGGAACATTGAAAATGAAATCCCAAAGTGCTATCTGGGATGACTCAGCACACGCAAACAACTGGAAAAGGGTAGCACAAGAAACGGCCCTTGCAATAATGAAGGTTCATCCTAACGCATTGATTTTTGTTGAAGGTGTTGAGATGTACCCAAAAGATGGTTTATGGAATGATGATTCCTTTGATACAAGTCCATGGACAGGTACCAATGACTACTACGGCAACTGGTGGGGCGGCAACCTGAGGGGTGTAAAAGATCACCCTATTAATCTGGGAGCTTATCAGAAGCAGCTTGTTTATTCACCTCATGACTACGGTCCTATGGTTTTTGAGCAGGAGTGGTTCAAAGGTGATTTCCCGACCTGCGATGATGCCACAGCAAAGAAAATTCTTTATGAAAAGTGTTGGAAGGACAATTGGGCTTATATTATGGAAAACGGAACTTCCCCTCTGCTTATAGGTGAATGGGGCGGACTCACGGAAGGAGAAGACAAACTTCTGGAGGCCAATAAGAAATATCTTAGAAGTATGAGAGACTACATTTTAGAAAACAAATACAAACTCCATCACACTTTCTGGTGTATAAATATTGACTCAGCGGATACAGGAGGACTTTTTACCCGTGGTGAAGGAACCGCTTTCCCCGGCGGAAGAGACCTGAAATGGAATGACAATAAGTACGACAACTACTTATATCCCGTACTATGGAAAAACAGCGAAGGAAAGTTTATCGGTCTGGATCATAAAATCGTCCTTGGTAAAAATGGTGTATTACTTGGCAGCCCTGATGAACCAACTATATTATATGGAGATGCTAATAAGGACGGACAAATTGATACACTTGATTTGATTGCCTTGAAGTCATATATTTTAGGCATTAATCAGAACATTGACACAAAGGCGGCTGACCTTAACAGGGACAACTCAATAGATGCTTTGGATATGCAAATTCTAAAAGGATATATTTTGGGGCTGGTGACTCAACTGCCTTTAGGGTAA
- a CDS encoding copper amine oxidase N-terminal domain-containing protein — translation MKEKLLLMIITLLLTTGAGAVKANAENIHTVQTPSFDFEAKPIIINKEPFIPIKPVLEALGWKITWDSKNKTVQAQKAESTLVIKIGSNIAILNKTYVLQNSPPVIINGISYVSSRFVAQEFGTKVRWDRKENLIVLSNRDTGNINVSGQGNIIIAGDGLIVNIFEPYGIETVYDQIDDADVLLCAKKPEEAIEKYKNILENISEKETPIIYSHVTNNMGNAYSILAEFRDAQKNSQNAISSYTNALRNYSSDKRSKNYFITLSNLANAYFNSWEATGKNADLTAASKIYSEIQKSDYLNDTCVESALTDYNTGMVNYSLGKNQMAVKSFIKAQNKYLILLKKVNKEENGEMWALLQYNLGNVCKSLSLITDKEKNADSAECAYEEALTVMTVESYPLEYAQLHKYMGDIYKVLSGLDNNKRKYILRAIEEYTESLKIYTPDEYPVCNKQINAELKTLIH, via the coding sequence GTGAAAGAAAAGCTGCTGCTAATGATAATTACATTACTACTTACCACAGGGGCAGGCGCTGTAAAAGCAAATGCTGAAAATATTCACACAGTACAAACTCCCTCCTTTGATTTTGAAGCTAAGCCCATAATAATAAATAAAGAACCCTTTATACCAATAAAACCAGTACTTGAGGCTCTTGGATGGAAAATAACCTGGGATTCAAAGAACAAGACAGTACAGGCACAAAAAGCAGAGAGTACCCTTGTAATTAAAATAGGCAGTAATATTGCCATTCTTAATAAAACTTATGTTTTACAAAACAGTCCTCCTGTTATTATAAATGGTATATCATATGTAAGCAGTAGGTTTGTAGCTCAGGAATTCGGAACAAAAGTCAGGTGGGACAGGAAGGAAAACCTGATAGTATTATCAAACAGGGATACCGGGAATATAAATGTCAGCGGTCAGGGCAATATTATAATTGCCGGAGACGGTTTAATTGTGAATATATTTGAGCCTTACGGAATAGAAACAGTATATGATCAGATAGATGATGCTGATGTGCTTTTATGTGCAAAAAAACCGGAAGAGGCCATTGAAAAATATAAAAACATTTTAGAAAACATATCAGAAAAAGAAACCCCAATAATCTATTCACATGTTACAAATAATATGGGTAATGCTTATAGTATTCTTGCCGAGTTCAGAGATGCACAAAAAAACAGTCAAAATGCCATATCGTCCTATACTAATGCACTGAGAAATTATTCGTCTGATAAACGGAGCAAAAACTACTTTATTACCCTAAGCAATCTTGCAAATGCATATTTCAATTCGTGGGAGGCAACGGGAAAAAATGCTGATTTGACCGCTGCTTCGAAAATCTATTCCGAAATACAAAAATCAGACTATTTGAACGATACCTGTGTAGAGAGTGCTTTAACCGACTATAATACGGGTATGGTTAATTATTCTCTTGGTAAAAATCAAATGGCTGTTAAAAGTTTTATCAAAGCACAGAATAAATACCTAATACTCCTGAAAAAAGTAAATAAAGAGGAGAATGGAGAAATGTGGGCATTACTGCAATATAATTTAGGAAATGTCTGCAAATCCTTGTCCTTGATTACAGACAAGGAAAAAAACGCTGACTCTGCTGAGTGTGCTTATGAAGAAGCTCTGACTGTAATGACAGTAGAGAGCTACCCTCTGGAGTATGCTCAATTACACAAGTATATGGGTGACATTTACAAGGTTTTGTCAGGCTTGGACAACAATAAACGTAAGTATATATTGAGAGCAATCGAGGAATATACTGAAAGCTTGAAGATTTACACACCTGATGAATACCCGGTCTGCAATAAACAGATTAATGCGGAATTAAAAACTTTAATTCATTAA
- a CDS encoding DUF4231 domain-containing protein, giving the protein MNDKNRFYAKNYLYRNLNYYDKKAASNKKLYNLFVVLDIVISAFIPFTALFNDVFFQTKYIVALMGSFITILSAFKTSFGLQKKWIEYRTTAEILEYHKRLYLTESAPYNKLNRHELLISNVKSIVEKENKAWRSVELSIKKPSRN; this is encoded by the coding sequence ATGAATGATAAAAACAGATTTTATGCTAAAAATTATTTATACAGAAACCTTAATTATTATGATAAAAAGGCAGCCTCCAACAAAAAGCTGTACAACCTTTTTGTTGTTCTGGACATAGTTATTTCAGCCTTTATTCCTTTTACCGCCTTATTTAATGATGTATTTTTCCAGACCAAATATATTGTTGCCCTCATGGGTTCATTTATTACTATCCTGTCTGCTTTTAAGACAAGTTTCGGTTTACAAAAAAAGTGGATTGAATACCGTACAACGGCTGAAATTCTGGAATATCACAAACGCCTGTATCTAACTGAATCAGCTCCTTATAACAAGCTAAACAGGCATGAATTGCTGATTTCAAATGTTAAGTCCATAGTTGAAAAGGAAAATAAAGCTTGGAGGTCTGTTGAGCTTAGCATAAAAAAGCCCTCAAGAAACTAA
- a CDS encoding C45 family autoproteolytic acyltransferase/hydolase, producing the protein MKKLLAGLLIVLLVFQTACTQDLSVVKGSPDYKGKGVTITDKGNYFDVTLDFTKGLSHREIGKEFAKGILCVVPDYEALVDSYIADNLFKSEYNEAFWRVDDIKTQIDKDYREEIEGMSEVFSGGDKNIRGDNKISKDEFYLFNLFLDAIRSTQCSFVSVFGSKSSTGKTITGRILDWYGGNKNQLPRIQGIITMKNATGSICSIGYMGFMGIITGFNDRKIFAAVQESTSGAAYSSVGKRSYPMDLRYALENTENMDKTISLMQDEKKQYAVNHLIVFSDPNESKILENNFSGRGTGEGRVRRAVRTDESKLNKGITWGIKDAVASVNSFLLDGNTDNHTRNKYNTRRWKYIKEQLSGREAKFSTEDIKNIMTYTKGSPRALLDTRYLYTKATMSMTVFQPDTLSLEIYFFPRNTLKVPDKPTFERISVFQ; encoded by the coding sequence ATGAAAAAATTACTTGCAGGGTTATTAATTGTTCTATTGGTTTTTCAGACTGCATGCACACAGGATCTGTCTGTTGTAAAAGGTTCGCCGGATTATAAAGGAAAGGGTGTTACTATAACGGATAAAGGAAACTATTTCGATGTAACGCTTGATTTTACAAAAGGATTAAGCCACAGGGAAATAGGAAAGGAATTTGCCAAAGGAATACTTTGTGTTGTACCTGATTATGAAGCTTTGGTTGATTCATACATAGCGGATAACCTTTTTAAAAGTGAATATAATGAAGCTTTCTGGAGAGTTGACGATATAAAAACGCAGATTGATAAAGATTACAGAGAAGAAATTGAAGGTATGTCGGAAGTGTTTTCCGGCGGTGACAAAAATATAAGGGGAGATAACAAAATATCAAAGGACGAGTTTTATCTGTTTAATTTATTCCTTGATGCCATAAGGTCTACACAGTGCAGTTTCGTATCAGTATTTGGCTCAAAGAGTTCAACGGGGAAAACAATTACCGGAAGGATTCTTGATTGGTACGGAGGTAATAAGAACCAGCTTCCCAGAATTCAGGGGATTATTACAATGAAAAATGCTACTGGAAGCATATGCTCTATTGGGTATATGGGCTTTATGGGAATAATAACAGGGTTTAATGACAGAAAAATATTCGCTGCAGTTCAGGAATCAACCTCGGGGGCAGCATATTCCTCGGTAGGGAAAAGGTCCTACCCCATGGATTTAAGATATGCATTAGAAAACACTGAAAATATGGACAAAACTATTAGTCTTATGCAGGATGAAAAAAAGCAGTATGCGGTAAATCATCTGATTGTATTTTCAGATCCAAATGAGAGTAAGATTCTTGAGAATAATTTCAGCGGAAGAGGCACCGGAGAAGGTAGAGTCAGGCGTGCCGTTAGAACGGATGAATCCAAGCTAAACAAAGGTATAACTTGGGGAATAAAAGATGCGGTTGCATCGGTTAATTCATTTCTTCTGGATGGCAATACGGACAACCATACGAGAAATAAATACAATACACGAAGATGGAAATACATAAAAGAACAGTTATCCGGCAGGGAAGCAAAATTCTCCACGGAGGATATCAAAAATATTATGACTTATACCAAAGGCTCACCAAGAGCTTTACTAGATACAAGGTATTTATACACAAAAGCAACAATGAGTATGACTGTATTTCAGCCGGATACCCTTTCACTGGAGATTTATTTTTTCCCGAGAAATACTTTGAAGGTACCTGATAAACCTACTTTTGAGAGAATTTCAGTATTTCAATAA